One Drechmeria coniospora strain ARSEF 6962 chromosome 01, whole genome shotgun sequence genomic region harbors:
- a CDS encoding Pal1 cell morphology protein, protein MSVSDSGQPGQPRSAGAQSSATLSINLSSNNPFRNRAASPASIEAFSSPTSPFDDPNPNPPRPLSRNPFIDLPSPPLRSPDAMSSRSNTKSLSAEDIFDSLTLDDKDGKSAAALPAQRRMMDRQPIGRRGESQPLMPVATAKGHHRPTRSQEEAMKARKPQAAGTRPAGGADSPVRKPPRRSRRNSESSVLELSALTAEEMKMIEAKRLRDKQRLERGTRTSSRDARDGKDARDGKDARDGKEAREPKEKARSGRPGRRIDIIDQLDATSMGLFHHDGPFDALNPHRNRQNSRRAPMQAFPKDSLNNSIGGAGPLNSNPDHSVFMGHATDEAFRDYAGGAKNKNGYKYPPSHDEAAIFDPIARGVVHGDETHGLGTSTFLEGTPAARTAIARREAEQAEELTLASIQRKKSLAQRIRHINRGPRELSVPGRRSNLDYSRRSSDQVRGSGYAGPESNPPIFSEFTRGEDSISVRTPSGGTMPPTSPPPAMPSRRLGSGGPLERRTTTDAIPANDDGAGKNSGILGRMKSLKGGRRSRAGDHGPPAGSAM, encoded by the exons GGCAACCTCGGTCAGCCGGTGCCCAGTCCTCCGCCACGCTCTCCATAAACCTCTCTTCCAACAACCCGTTCCGCAACCGCGCGGCATCGCCTGCGAGCATCGAagccttctcctcgcccaCCTCCCCATTCGACGACCCCAACCCGAACCCTCCCCGGCCGTTGTCGCGAAACCCGTTCATCGACCTtccttcgccgccgctgaGGTCGCCCGATGCCATGTCCAGCCGTTCCAACACGAAATCCCTGTCTGCCGAAGACATTTTT GACTCCTtgacgctcgacgacaaggacggcaaaTCGGCAGCCGCCCTGCCCGCGCAGCGTCGCATGATGGATCGCCAGCCGATAGGTCGCCGAGGCGAGAGCCAGCCGCTCATgcccgtcgccaccgccaaAGGTCATCACCGCCCGACGCGATCGCAGGAGGAGGCGATGAAGGCCCGCAAGCCTCAGGCTGCCGGCACCCGGCCGGCTGGTGGCGCCGATTCGCCCGTGCGAAAgccgccgcgccgctcgCGCCGCAACTCCGAATCgtccgtcctcgagctcagCGCCctcacggccgaggagatgaaGATGATCGAAGCGAAGCGGCTGCGTGACAAGCAACGCCTCGAGCGCGGCACCCGCACCTCGAGCCGCGACGCccgcgacggcaaggacgcccgcgacggcaaggacgcTCGCGACGGCAAGGAAGCCCGCGAGCCCAAGGAAAAGGCCAGGTCCGGTCGGCCAGGGCGCCGCATCGATATCATCGACCAGCTCGACGCCACCAGCATGGGCC TCTTTCACCACGACGGCCCGTTCGACGCCCTCAACCCGCATCGAAATCGCCAAAACAGCCGGCGCGCGCCCATGCAGGCCTTCCCCAAGGACTCCCTCAACAActccatcggcggcgccggccccCTCAACTCGAACCCCGACCACTCCGTCTTCATGGGCCacgcgacggacgaggcgtTCCGGGActacgccggcggcgccaagaACAAGAACGGCTACAAGTACCCGCCCTcgcacgacgaggcggccatcTTCGACCCCATCGCTCGCGGCGTCgtccacggcgacgagacccacggcctcggcaccTCGACCTTCCTCGAgggcacgccggcggcgaggacggccatCGCGcggcgcgaggccgagcaggccgaggagctcacCTTGGCGAGCATCCAACGCAAGAAGTCGCTCGCCCAGCGCATCCGGCACATCAACAGGGGCCCGCGAGAGCTCAGCGTCCCCGGCCGCAGGTCGAACCTGGACTACTCGAGGCGATCGTCGGACCAGGTGCGCGGGAGCGGCTACGCCGGACCCGAGTCGAACCCGCCCATCTTCAGCGAGTTCACGCGGGGAGAGGATAGCATCAGCGTCAGGACGccgagcggcggcaccatGCCCCCCacgagcccgccgccggccatgccgtcgaggaggctcggcagcggcggacCTCTCGAGCGAcgaacgacgacggacgcGATCCCggcaaacgacgacggcgccggcaagaACTCGGGCATACTGGGCCGCATGAAGAGCCTGAAGGGTGGACGTCGATCGAGGGCTGGCGATCATGGCCCGCCGGCGGGATCGGCGATGTAG